From a region of the Coprococcus comes ATCC 27758 genome:
- a CDS encoding RICIN domain-containing protein, with the protein MKNWLKKCSVALLVFSMIGTTMPVYAADAPAAKTQTTTEDQTEEPKSEVQAEESQVEEPQQQEQTSEEQQSVDENVEGEQDVQEQEAPEQETTEQEAQPEESSMNYAYVESPYLQTPETQRIVVSWGTEDEYIEQMVLHVRKDDDTWEDWCISRSEGNLYLFEKYYEDEYQSGTYEVVSISVTENGETTDYALADLKMEAKFGVNQEYDGIDELQPVDEEQEEAAAEDAVGISVSTLNENGTIEEQNSIEDALDAARTDVLASTPAMMSLDDDSGISTQAARSGKIVVALDPGHDDRDAGASYYGLREEALTLKIANYCKEELEKHVGVEVYMTRTSSKCPYPNESPAGGCITARANAAAKAGAKIFVSFHLNAASSAAKGAEVIIPNYNWKSEVGAQGRELATKILNELSSIGLYNRGLYYKTGTDPEYKYPDGSLEDWFTVQVANKRNGIPGIIVEHAFLTNSGDVNNFLNNEAGLKKLGVADATGIAKYLGLAKTGERVNVAEGTYVFSSALNANKVLSIQNDGFADQTAAVLNDKKDTSGQRFEVRSAGNGYYTITAEHSGKVLDVAGGSTASGATVQQYMSNGTNAQLWYFTNAGNGYYTIHSVLGTCLDVWSANTANGTMIDCYAYNGTNAQKWKLTKAESKPLENGTYSITNTSSNKVLSVNGGSTENSANVCVTSNQNLSSQRFELTYVSNGYYKVIAEHSGKSIDIDNASNQSGANLKQYDYSQNNAQLWKFVKLSDGSYYIRSKLGTVVGIQTSSTNVNMQTANQSNAQKWQISKTENKPVKDGKYVIASASSITLAITENSGNAKLDTYVGTENQKYDIKYVSNGYYKISEVSTGKVLDIYNGNSTNGTNLQTFSWNGTDAQLWKFVDAGNGKYYIRSKVGLVIDIANGTISSGTNLQIYNANFTNAQEWILDSNRANESEQPVKDGVYLFENMANKNQTFDVQNESMSSGTNVQIYTKKGISAQRFRIAYVGNGYYRIISDLSGNVLDVANGSKSAGANVQMYSWNGTDAQLWRFVSVGNGSYYIISKTGKTIGLRGNSANAGVNVQMTDNSGKSTQQWYLQIQSESLVGNGTYYLKSASTGKLVLDISGGSKSDRANVQIYNVNGTNAQQFQITHVKDGYCKIISKNSGKALEYNSGADVNGANVYQNAWNGKNNQLWKVISVAGNYYIQTKNGGVIDIQNGTLNAGTNVQTFTWNATNAQRWSFVQLDSYTGSNVAEGVYTICSAANNAYVLDIDNANTYNGANVQLFNSNNTAAQKFSIKAVGDGYYKIQCEATGKVLDVSDGSMASGTNVQQFSWNGSAAQCWKFVDAGNGNYYIQSKLGTVLDIQNGTIRAQNNIQTFELNKTNAQKWKLSSVSTKNYVDIANGTYVIQTSLSSGKVMDIDNASANDKANLQIFDKNDTLAQNFMIKKVADKEYQIVSQKSGKALDLAGKTNQSGTNVWQYSKDNSNTQTWKFIDAGNGYYYIESKLGNVLEVANGSTNNGANVQIATWGKNTKQKWKLVKKSDMSDFYAIMGTTSTTASQMANYFTAKGGKYPYSDNKDAPTIKDFCQIYIDECKVEGVKAEVAFAQAMMETGFLRFGGDVKKEQYNFAGLGATGNGASGNGFKSIRIGIRAQVQHLKAYASTENLKQTCVDGRYSLVTKGVSPYVEWLGQKESPTGAGWATGANYGYNIVNLYIKPLLNTSK; encoded by the coding sequence ATGAAGAACTGGTTGAAAAAATGTAGTGTGGCATTGCTGGTCTTTTCAATGATTGGTACAACAATGCCGGTATATGCGGCGGATGCGCCAGCTGCAAAAACACAGACGACAACAGAGGACCAGACAGAAGAGCCGAAGTCTGAAGTACAGGCAGAAGAATCACAGGTAGAAGAACCACAGCAGCAGGAACAAACTTCGGAAGAACAACAATCAGTTGATGAAAATGTTGAAGGGGAACAGGATGTTCAGGAGCAGGAAGCGCCAGAGCAGGAAACGACAGAACAGGAAGCCCAACCAGAAGAAAGCAGCATGAATTATGCTTACGTGGAAAGTCCATATCTGCAGACACCGGAGACACAGCGAATTGTTGTATCCTGGGGAACAGAAGACGAGTACATAGAGCAGATGGTACTTCATGTACGAAAAGATGATGATACCTGGGAAGACTGGTGTATCAGTAGATCGGAAGGAAATCTGTATCTGTTTGAAAAGTATTACGAAGATGAGTATCAGAGTGGAACCTATGAAGTTGTTTCTATCAGTGTAACAGAAAATGGAGAAACTACAGATTATGCGCTTGCAGACCTTAAGATGGAAGCGAAGTTCGGAGTTAATCAGGAATATGATGGAATCGATGAACTTCAGCCGGTTGATGAAGAACAGGAAGAAGCGGCAGCGGAAGATGCAGTTGGTATTTCGGTTTCTACATTGAATGAAAATGGAACAATCGAAGAACAGAACAGTATCGAGGATGCACTTGATGCTGCACGGACAGATGTCCTTGCATCAACTCCGGCGATGATGTCGCTTGATGATGATTCTGGAATCAGTACACAGGCTGCAAGATCAGGCAAGATTGTTGTGGCACTGGATCCAGGACATGATGACAGAGATGCAGGAGCAAGCTATTACGGTTTACGAGAAGAGGCACTCACCTTGAAGATTGCTAATTATTGTAAGGAAGAGCTTGAAAAACATGTCGGAGTAGAGGTGTACATGACAAGGACATCTTCGAAGTGTCCTTATCCGAATGAATCACCGGCAGGTGGATGTATTACGGCGAGAGCAAATGCAGCGGCAAAAGCAGGGGCGAAGATATTTGTCAGTTTTCATCTGAATGCAGCATCATCAGCAGCAAAAGGTGCAGAGGTTATTATTCCAAACTATAACTGGAAATCAGAGGTAGGTGCACAGGGAAGAGAACTTGCAACCAAGATTTTGAATGAACTTTCATCAATCGGATTGTATAACCGTGGATTGTACTATAAAACGGGAACAGATCCAGAATACAAATACCCGGATGGTTCACTGGAAGACTGGTTTACGGTTCAGGTTGCGAATAAGAGAAATGGAATCCCGGGAATTATCGTTGAGCATGCTTTCCTCACAAACAGTGGAGATGTCAATAACTTCTTAAATAATGAAGCAGGTCTGAAAAAACTTGGTGTTGCGGATGCAACAGGAATTGCAAAATATCTGGGACTTGCCAAGACGGGTGAAAGAGTGAATGTTGCGGAAGGTACTTATGTATTTAGCAGCGCATTGAATGCGAATAAGGTTCTTTCGATTCAGAATGATGGATTTGCAGATCAGACAGCCGCAGTGCTGAATGATAAAAAAGATACATCAGGACAGAGATTTGAGGTCAGAAGTGCCGGAAATGGGTATTACACGATTACGGCAGAACATTCAGGAAAGGTTCTGGATGTGGCTGGAGGGTCGACGGCATCGGGAGCAACGGTACAGCAATATATGTCTAATGGAACGAATGCACAGTTATGGTATTTTACAAATGCTGGAAATGGGTATTATACGATTCATTCAGTATTAGGTACATGTTTGGATGTGTGGTCGGCTAATACAGCAAACGGAACGATGATAGACTGCTATGCGTATAATGGGACAAATGCACAGAAGTGGAAACTTACAAAAGCAGAGTCGAAACCATTAGAAAATGGTACATATTCGATTACTAATACATCATCAAACAAGGTGCTGAGTGTAAATGGAGGTTCAACAGAAAATTCTGCAAATGTGTGTGTGACAAGTAATCAAAATTTGTCGTCACAAAGATTTGAACTGACTTATGTTAGCAATGGGTATTATAAAGTGATTGCAGAACATTCAGGAAAATCGATAGATATTGATAATGCAAGTAATCAAAGTGGGGCAAATTTAAAACAATATGATTATAGTCAGAATAACGCGCAACTTTGGAAATTTGTCAAGTTATCAGATGGAAGCTATTATATACGATCAAAGCTTGGAACAGTAGTTGGAATACAAACTTCTTCAACAAATGTTAATATGCAGACAGCAAATCAATCCAATGCGCAGAAGTGGCAAATTTCCAAAACGGAAAACAAACCGGTAAAGGATGGAAAGTATGTAATTGCGAGTGCTAGCTCGATAACATTAGCTATAACAGAGAATAGTGGAAATGCAAAACTGGATACATATGTTGGAACTGAAAACCAGAAATATGATATAAAATATGTGAGCAATGGATATTACAAAATAAGTGAAGTATCTACTGGAAAAGTTTTAGATATATATAATGGTAATAGTACGAATGGCACAAATTTACAGACATTTTCATGGAATGGAACAGATGCTCAGTTGTGGAAATTTGTGGATGCCGGAAATGGAAAATATTATATTCGTTCCAAGGTAGGACTGGTGATTGATATTGCGAATGGTACGATTTCATCAGGAACAAATCTTCAAATTTACAACGCAAACTTTACAAATGCGCAGGAATGGATCTTAGATTCAAATCGAGCTAATGAGAGTGAGCAACCGGTAAAAGACGGAGTTTATTTGTTTGAAAATATGGCGAATAAAAATCAGACATTTGATGTTCAAAATGAAAGTATGTCAAGTGGAACAAATGTTCAGATCTATACGAAAAAAGGAATTTCGGCACAGAGATTTAGAATTGCGTATGTCGGAAATGGATATTACAGAATCATTTCTGATTTGTCTGGTAATGTTTTAGATGTTGCCAATGGTTCGAAGTCAGCAGGAGCAAATGTCCAGATGTACTCGTGGAATGGAACAGATGCACAGCTGTGGAGATTTGTTTCGGTTGGTAATGGAAGTTATTATATTATTTCTAAAACTGGGAAAACAATCGGGTTAAGAGGAAACAGTGCAAATGCAGGTGTGAATGTCCAGATGACGGATAATTCTGGAAAGAGTACACAACAATGGTATTTGCAGATACAATCGGAAAGTCTTGTTGGAAATGGAACATACTATTTGAAATCAGCCAGTACTGGAAAGTTGGTATTAGATATCAGTGGAGGCAGTAAGTCTGATAGAGCAAATGTGCAGATTTATAATGTAAATGGAACAAATGCTCAGCAATTTCAAATTACACATGTAAAAGATGGATACTGCAAAATTATATCGAAAAATTCTGGAAAAGCATTGGAATATAATTCTGGAGCAGATGTCAATGGAGCAAATGTATATCAAAATGCATGGAATGGGAAAAATAACCAGTTATGGAAGGTTATTAGTGTAGCTGGTAATTATTACATTCAGACAAAAAATGGTGGAGTTATTGATATTCAGAACGGTACACTTAATGCAGGTACAAATGTACAAACATTTACTTGGAATGCAACAAATGCACAGAGATGGAGCTTCGTACAGCTTGATAGTTATACTGGTTCCAATGTAGCAGAAGGCGTTTATACAATTTGTTCAGCTGCAAATAATGCATATGTATTGGATATTGATAATGCAAATACTTATAACGGTGCAAATGTTCAGTTGTTTAATTCGAATAATACGGCAGCACAGAAGTTTAGTATAAAAGCAGTTGGAGATGGCTACTATAAAATTCAATGCGAAGCAACAGGCAAGGTACTTGATGTGTCAGATGGATCTATGGCTTCGGGCACAAATGTTCAGCAGTTTTCATGGAATGGATCTGCAGCACAGTGTTGGAAATTTGTAGATGCTGGAAATGGTAATTATTATATCCAGTCAAAATTGGGAACGGTTTTAGATATTCAAAATGGTACAATTAGAGCACAAAATAATATACAGACATTTGAATTAAATAAAACAAATGCACAAAAATGGAAACTTTCATCCGTATCTACGAAGAATTATGTTGATATAGCAAATGGAACTTATGTGATTCAAACCTCACTGTCATCAGGAAAAGTAATGGATATTGATAATGCCTCTGCGAATGATAAAGCAAATCTTCAGATTTTTGATAAAAATGATACACTGGCACAGAACTTTATGATAAAGAAAGTTGCAGATAAAGAATATCAAATTGTTTCACAGAAATCGGGAAAAGCATTAGACTTGGCTGGAAAAACAAACCAATCAGGAACGAATGTATGGCAATATAGTAAAGATAACTCAAATACGCAAACATGGAAATTTATTGATGCGGGAAATGGTTATTACTATATTGAATCAAAGCTTGGTAATGTATTGGAAGTAGCTAATGGAAGTACAAATAACGGTGCAAATGTTCAAATTGCCACATGGGGCAAGAACACTAAGCAGAAATGGAAATTAGTAAAGAAATCAGATATGAGTGATTTTTACGCTATTATGGGTACTACATCTACGACAGCAAGCCAGATGGCAAATTATTTCACTGCTAAAGGTGGAAAATATCCGTATTCTGATAACAAAGATGCACCGACTATTAAAGATTTCTGTCAGATTTATATTGATGAATGCAAGGTGGAGGGCGTAAAAGCTGAAGTCGCATTTGCACAGGCAATGATGGAAACTGGTTTTTTACGATTTGGTGGAGATGTAAAAAAAGAGCAGTATAATTTTGCCGGTCTTGGAGCAACTGGAAATGGAGCTTCAGGTAATGGATTTAAATCTATTCGGATTGGAATTCGAGCGCAGGTACAGCATTTGAAGGCATACGCATCAACAGAAAATCTGAAACAGACATGTGTAGATGGAAGATATAGTCTTGTGACAAAAGGTGTTTCACCATATGTGGAATGGCTTGGACAGAAAGAAAGTCCAACTGGAGCAGGATGGGCTACAGGTGCAAATTATGGTTATAACATAGTTAATCTTTATATAAAACCATTATTGAACACAAGTAAATAA
- a CDS encoding RICIN domain-containing protein: protein MRVRQRIIVTLLILAMGTMNVGTLSVYAAETENQNVIKEEKTKPESEEKDEEKPVQKTEADESTVDGSIEGGSMEDEPVVDESTEDESTTDEATGENPETIPEEKTTEIAPEQQGEKQDDKKEVELASGVYKIQLEANKNYVLDVAGGSTANEANVQIYVNNETDAQKWYITKAEDGWYRIKNVQSGKLLSSKSKEAKIGENINQNQQQESFGQRYKFYETGSGSCYITTESGTVLDVSAGRIANSSNVQLYGLNKTVAQKWCFAKARSTFGEDAEKQIADGYYTINMKTAGNLGFDVANYSNANGGNVQLWGQTPNAAQIFYISKNKDGWYTIKNFASGKVLDVSAGKNANGTNIQQWDANGTAAQKFKFYEDEQGRIRILSAIGSRKVLDISAGKLKNGGNVQIYTYNGSNAQNFVIKSWKAPGNYKAIQAGNYRLYPAAASGLSIDVQGASNSDGGNVQIYSTNGTGAQEWKIIPNGEWYYLKNVNSGKVLDVKNGSGASGVNLQQWSTNGGAGQLFRFYENGNGRYYIMAKTGRVIDCAGGSLKSGTNLQIYAFNGTAAQQWMVEKVVLSVSQIANIADGYYLFKSGDLCMEVTDASKDNQANVGLGTANEGEHQIFKITNKGNNWYEVENLNSGKVLDVTNGSNADKTNLQQVDANGSMAQRFRFYSAGTGNYYLKSQLGTMITADKENANIYLGNAVLSNEQKWQMKRVIPKGVEISVSNGNYRIFSSLANRMVLDISNGSRNNGANVQIWSDNGTMAQSFYISKESDGWYSIKNNSSGKYLDVDNGNAASGTNLKQWQKNGSSAQKFKFYDAGDSKIMIRSKLGTYIDVSGGNCYNGANVWLYQENESNAQVWSLKKAYTKQTLDSTLGVSGRTIQEELAAHVNDRYYLGTHYCGEYTIPDRCMHPNGSPGYNNYTGLNCTGFIAFVVGKCGGDLGMIARMGRNGGYTNGSNWYKYLKSVNVECYAYNSIAELLRNGRAEKGDIMYKEPKNWNCGEDCHLAFFWGDTAWDNKFWHSLEDGNQISPLQVENYANTYYLIKTRK, encoded by the coding sequence ATGAGAGTAAGACAGAGAATTATTGTAACTTTATTGATTCTTGCAATGGGAACAATGAATGTAGGAACATTGTCAGTATATGCGGCAGAGACAGAGAACCAGAATGTGATAAAAGAAGAAAAAACAAAGCCGGAAAGTGAAGAAAAAGATGAGGAAAAACCTGTACAGAAAACTGAGGCAGACGAATCAACCGTGGACGGGTCAATAGAAGGAGGATCAATGGAGGATGAACCGGTAGTAGATGAATCGACAGAGGATGAATCTACTACCGATGAAGCAACGGGAGAGAATCCAGAGACTATACCAGAGGAAAAAACAACAGAAATTGCTCCAGAACAGCAAGGGGAAAAACAAGATGATAAAAAAGAAGTGGAACTTGCTAGTGGAGTATACAAAATTCAGTTAGAAGCTAATAAGAACTATGTATTGGATGTAGCGGGAGGAAGCACTGCAAATGAGGCAAATGTCCAGATTTACGTCAATAATGAAACAGATGCACAAAAATGGTATATTACAAAGGCGGAAGATGGATGGTATCGGATAAAAAATGTGCAATCTGGAAAATTGCTTTCCAGCAAATCTAAAGAAGCAAAAATTGGTGAAAATATTAACCAGAATCAGCAACAGGAATCATTTGGTCAACGATACAAGTTTTATGAGACGGGAAGTGGAAGCTGTTACATTACCACGGAGAGTGGAACTGTACTGGATGTATCAGCAGGAAGAATTGCAAATTCATCCAATGTGCAACTCTATGGATTAAATAAAACGGTTGCACAAAAATGGTGTTTTGCGAAAGCAAGATCGACATTTGGTGAAGATGCAGAGAAGCAGATTGCAGATGGTTATTATACGATCAATATGAAAACGGCAGGTAACTTGGGTTTTGATGTCGCAAATTACAGTAATGCAAACGGTGGAAATGTACAGTTGTGGGGACAAACACCGAATGCGGCACAGATTTTCTATATTAGTAAAAATAAAGATGGTTGGTATACAATCAAGAATTTTGCGTCAGGGAAAGTGTTGGATGTGTCAGCAGGGAAAAATGCAAATGGAACAAATATCCAACAATGGGATGCAAACGGAACGGCAGCACAGAAATTTAAGTTTTACGAAGATGAACAAGGAAGAATCCGAATCTTATCTGCAATCGGAAGCAGAAAAGTTCTTGATATCAGTGCCGGAAAATTGAAGAATGGCGGTAATGTACAAATTTATACATATAATGGAAGCAATGCACAGAATTTTGTGATCAAATCCTGGAAGGCACCAGGAAATTACAAGGCAATACAAGCTGGAAATTATCGCCTTTATCCGGCAGCAGCATCAGGTCTTAGCATAGATGTTCAGGGTGCATCAAATAGTGACGGCGGTAATGTACAGATTTATTCGACAAATGGTACGGGTGCACAAGAATGGAAAATTATTCCTAACGGAGAATGGTATTATCTGAAAAATGTAAATTCAGGCAAAGTCCTGGATGTTAAAAATGGTTCGGGAGCATCCGGAGTAAATTTGCAGCAATGGTCAACAAATGGTGGCGCGGGTCAGTTGTTTCGTTTCTATGAGAATGGGAATGGCAGATACTATATTATGGCAAAGACGGGAAGAGTAATTGACTGTGCAGGCGGTAGTCTGAAAAGCGGAACCAATCTTCAGATCTACGCATTCAACGGAACAGCGGCACAGCAGTGGATGGTCGAAAAGGTTGTATTATCTGTATCTCAGATTGCTAATATTGCAGATGGATATTATTTGTTCAAGTCCGGAGATTTGTGTATGGAAGTTACAGATGCTTCTAAGGATAATCAGGCAAATGTTGGACTTGGAACTGCAAATGAGGGAGAACACCAGATTTTTAAGATCACAAATAAAGGAAATAACTGGTATGAAGTTGAGAATCTTAATAGTGGAAAGGTTTTGGATGTAACAAATGGAAGCAACGCAGATAAAACGAATTTGCAGCAGGTTGATGCAAATGGAAGTATGGCACAGCGATTCAGATTTTATTCGGCAGGAACCGGAAACTATTATTTGAAATCACAGCTTGGAACGATGATTACTGCGGATAAAGAAAATGCCAATATTTATCTTGGAAATGCAGTACTTTCAAATGAACAGAAATGGCAGATGAAACGGGTTATCCCAAAAGGAGTAGAAATTAGTGTATCGAATGGTAATTATCGGATTTTCAGTTCATTAGCTAACCGAATGGTCCTGGATATATCGAACGGAAGCAGAAATAATGGGGCAAATGTACAGATATGGTCAGATAATGGTACGATGGCTCAGAGCTTTTATATCAGTAAAGAAAGTGATGGATGGTATAGCATTAAAAATAATAGTTCAGGAAAATATCTGGATGTAGATAATGGAAATGCAGCATCGGGAACGAATTTAAAACAGTGGCAAAAAAATGGAAGTTCTGCACAGAAATTCAAATTTTACGATGCCGGTGATAGTAAAATAATGATCAGGTCAAAACTTGGGACTTACATTGATGTGTCAGGAGGAAATTGCTACAATGGTGCAAATGTATGGCTTTATCAGGAAAATGAATCTAATGCTCAGGTCTGGAGCTTGAAGAAGGCATATACAAAACAAACATTAGACAGTACGCTTGGAGTTAGTGGAAGGACAATTCAGGAAGAACTGGCGGCACATGTAAATGACAGATACTATTTAGGGACACACTATTGTGGAGAATACACGATTCCCGACCGATGTATGCATCCAAATGGATCGCCAGGATATAACAATTATACAGGACTTAACTGCACAGGATTTATTGCATTTGTTGTAGGAAAATGTGGTGGAGATCTTGGAATGATTGCAAGAATGGGACGAAATGGTGGATATACAAATGGTTCTAACTGGTATAAATATCTGAAATCTGTTAATGTAGAGTGTTATGCGTACAATTCTATTGCTGAATTACTCCGAAATGGACGTGCGGAAAAAGGTGATATTATGTATAAAGAACCAAAAAACTGGAACTGCGGAGAAGACTGTCACCTTGCATTTTTCTGGGGAGACACAGCATGGGATAATAAATTCTGGCATTCGCTGGAAGATGGAAATCAAATTTCACCACTTCAGGTCGAAAATTATGCAAATACATATTATTTAATTAAGACAAGAAAATAG
- a CDS encoding nucleotidyltransferase family protein has product MSKATLVVMAAGIGSRFGGGIKQLEPVGPNGEIIMDYSIYDAMEAGFDKVVFVIRKDLEKDFREIIGNRIEKKVEVAYAFQEVDDIPEAFKEKFAERTKPWGTGQAILCCKDVVEEPFLVINADDYYGKEAYVEAYKELTALEKRADKMQISMVGFVLKNTLSENGGVTRGVCKVDDNQMLTEIVETSNIVKTANGAAVAEDGVEKPIDADTPVSMNMWGLRPEFFEILEKGFAEFVAAQEEGNLKGEYLLPTIIGDLLKEEKVEVKVLKSHDKWFGVTYKEDKELVVNEVKALVEKGLYPEK; this is encoded by the coding sequence ATGAGCAAAGCTACATTAGTTGTTATGGCAGCTGGAATTGGAAGCCGTTTCGGAGGAGGAATCAAGCAGCTGGAGCCGGTAGGACCAAATGGTGAAATTATCATGGATTATTCGATCTATGATGCAATGGAAGCCGGATTTGATAAAGTGGTATTTGTTATTCGAAAAGATCTGGAAAAGGATTTTCGTGAAATTATCGGAAACCGGATTGAAAAGAAAGTTGAAGTTGCATATGCATTCCAGGAAGTTGATGATATTCCGGAAGCATTTAAAGAAAAATTTGCAGAAAGAACGAAACCGTGGGGAACCGGTCAGGCAATTCTCTGTTGCAAAGATGTAGTAGAAGAGCCATTCCTGGTAATCAATGCAGATGATTATTATGGAAAAGAAGCTTATGTGGAAGCTTATAAAGAACTTACGGCACTGGAAAAGCGGGCAGACAAGATGCAGATCAGCATGGTTGGATTTGTACTTAAAAACACACTTAGTGAAAATGGTGGAGTAACCCGTGGTGTGTGTAAGGTAGATGATAACCAGATGCTTACAGAGATTGTAGAGACATCTAATATTGTTAAGACTGCAAATGGTGCTGCCGTAGCAGAAGATGGTGTGGAAAAACCGATTGATGCGGATACACCGGTTTCTATGAATATGTGGGGACTCAGGCCAGAGTTCTTTGAAATTCTTGAAAAAGGTTTCGCAGAATTTGTAGCAGCACAGGAAGAAGGAAATCTGAAGGGAGAATATCTGCTCCCAACAATTATCGGCGATCTTCTGAAAGAAGAAAAAGTCGAAGTAAAAGTGCTGAAATCACATGATAAGTGGTTCGGGGTGACTTATAAAGAAGATAAAGAACTGGTTGTGAATGAAGTGAAGGCGCTGGTTGAAAAGGGATTGTATCCGGAGAAGTAA
- a CDS encoding HPr family phosphocarrier protein yields MISKKVTIKNPTGLHLRPAGLFCKMALEYESKITFHYRDTEGNAKSVLSVLGACIKSGDTIEIVCEGKDEEKALEAMVELVESGIGE; encoded by the coding sequence ATGATCAGTAAAAAGGTAACGATCAAAAATCCGACGGGATTACATTTGAGACCGGCAGGACTTTTCTGCAAGATGGCACTGGAATATGAAAGTAAGATCACTTTTCATTACCGGGATACGGAAGGAAACGCGAAAAGTGTTCTGAGCGTGCTTGGTGCATGCATTAAGTCCGGAGATACGATTGAGATTGTGTGTGAAGGAAAAGATGAAGAAAAGGCACTTGAAGCGATGGTAGAACTGGTGGAGAGTGGGATTGGAGAATAG
- a CDS encoding YbbR-like domain-containing protein, with the protein MNIEDPVDERTFSGIQVTVTHPEIVTNPGNTYQILDDSRTVSVTVKAKRSILNKIKTDDIRATADMKNLDVRTRSLIPIDISIPSYAGRFEATANPINLRVSIELGKSETFPITATSSGTPRDGYQVGELKANPEKIKISGPESVIDSIDKVVALVDVSGQSKDEEKEAELILYDNNGKIIDSTQIENNLGDEGLKVKITMLQTKSIPVEFDTSLIGTASGYHFSGISIQPESIQIVGTEEQLETVDSIEIPAEELAEDGLDQTIEKTVDIANYLPYWAKTDQDSAGGVPIVIKIQVEKFGTKTVEFPYNSIALLNAPKDYKVSYAEQGNLEIVVRGSKEDLDDFTLEKGNVSINLNDCKTAGTYNVPIQVTLPDGIELEDTINVQITLTKSSGGENDQ; encoded by the coding sequence ATGAATATTGAAGATCCGGTGGACGAACGGACATTTTCCGGAATCCAGGTGACAGTGACACATCCGGAAATCGTAACAAATCCGGGCAATACATATCAGATTCTGGATGACAGCAGGACGGTATCCGTAACAGTAAAGGCAAAACGTTCTATTTTAAATAAAATTAAAACTGATGATATCAGGGCAACAGCGGATATGAAGAATCTGGATGTCAGAACCAGATCCCTGATCCCGATCGATATATCGATCCCTTCTTATGCAGGAAGGTTTGAGGCAACTGCCAACCCGATCAATCTGCGAGTAAGCATTGAACTTGGAAAATCAGAGACTTTCCCGATCACTGCAACCAGTTCGGGAACACCAAGAGACGGATATCAGGTGGGTGAGCTGAAAGCAAATCCGGAGAAGATTAAGATCAGCGGGCCAGAATCAGTAATCGATTCAATCGATAAGGTGGTAGCACTTGTCGATGTTTCAGGACAGTCTAAAGATGAGGAAAAAGAAGCAGAGCTGATTCTTTATGATAACAATGGAAAGATCATAGATTCGACACAGATTGAGAATAACCTGGGAGACGAAGGACTGAAGGTAAAAATCACCATGCTTCAGACAAAGAGTATTCCGGTAGAATTTGATACTTCACTGATCGGTACTGCGAGTGGATATCATTTCAGCGGAATCAGTATCCAGCCGGAAAGTATTCAGATCGTAGGCACAGAGGAGCAACTGGAAACGGTGGATTCTATTGAAATTCCGGCAGAAGAGCTGGCAGAAGATGGTCTGGACCAGACAATAGAGAAGACAGTAGATATCGCCAATTATCTTCCGTACTGGGCAAAGACAGACCAGGACAGCGCAGGAGGCGTACCGATCGTTATAAAGATCCAGGTAGAGAAATTCGGAACTAAGACAGTCGAATTCCCATACAATTCCATTGCGCTGCTGAATGCACCAAAGGATTACAAGGTGTCATATGCAGAACAGGGCAATCTGGAAATTGTTGTGCGTGGTTCTAAAGAGGATCTGGATGATTTTACTCTTGAAAAAGGAAACGTGTCAATCAATCTGAACGATTGCAAGACAGCGGGAACCTATAATGTTCCGATTCAGGTTACACTTCCTGACGGAATTGAACTTGAAGATACGATCAATGTACAGATCACATTGACAAAGAGCAGTGGAGGAGAAAATGATCAGTAA